DNA sequence from the Streptomyces sp. HUAS 15-9 genome:
GGAGGCGTGAGGGACGCTCTGGGCGTGAGGGACGCTCAGGATGTGCGTGATGCTCTGGGCGTGCGCGACGCTCAGGGTGTGCGTGATGCTCTGGGCGTGCGCGACGCTCTGGGCGTGCGCGACGCTCAGGGTGTGCGGGCGATCAGATAGCGGAACACGTTCGGCATCCACACCGTCCCGTCCGGCCGCTGGTACGGGTGCAGTGCCTCCCTCAGCTCCTTGTCCACCTGCTCCTGGTCCGTGGCCGCGATCGCCGCGTCGAACAGGCCCGTCGACAGCAGGCCCCGTACGGCACTGTCGGGATCGGCGTACCCGAACGGACAGGCGACCCGGCCCGATCCGTCCGGCTTCAGGCCGGCCCGCTGGGCGACCTCCTCCAGGTCGTCGCGCAGGGCGGGGCGCCAACTGCCCGCGCTGCGCAGCGGATCGGCCAGTTTCGTGGCCACCCGCAGCACGGACGACGTGGCGCAGCGTTCCGGTGGGCCCCAGCCGACCAGCACCACCGGCGCTCCGCGCTCGGCGAGCGGTGTCGCGGAGGCGAGCATCTCACCGAGTCCTTCCGAGTCGCCCGCCAGGCATCCGATCGGCTCGAAGGCCGTCACAAGGGTGTACGCGGACGTCCTGGTGCCGGCCGTGTCCCCGGGTAAGCGCTCGGCGATCCGGGTGGCCGCACGCGCGCGCGTGCCCCAGGTGTCGGGCAGCAGCCGGGCCCGTGCGAGGACGAGCCGTTCGGGACGGGCGGAGTCGACACCGGTGATGGCCGCTCCTCTGGAGGCCGCCATCAGCAGGGCGAGCCCGGAGCCGCAGCCGAGGCCCAGCAGCCTGCTGGCGGGGCCCACTTCAAGTCGCTCGTAGACGGCCTCGTAGAGCGGGACGAGCATCCGCTCCTGGATCTCGGACCAGTCACGCGCGCGTGCGTCCAGGTTCACGCGGGGTGCGGATCCCGCGTGAGACAGGGTGTGCCGCACGAGCGTAGGTGTCATAGGTAAGCGCCCCAATCCGCCGAGAGTTGGTGGTGTGCCCGATTCCGTGGCCCCCGTGATGTGCGCTCGCACTCCCCACGTATGTCAGGTAACTCCCGGCTCGCGGTGACGTCCAGGGGTCCAGGGGCCCTCCTTGTGGGTTCGCGGCGCCCGTGGCGAGATTTCACATGCCCGCAACCTGAGCCCGTAGCATCGCGCCATGGCAAAGGCATCCATTCTCACCCCCAGGGCGGACGACTTTCCGCGCTGGTACCAGGACCTGATCGCCAAGGCCGAGCTGGCCGACAACGGGCCGGTGCGCGGCACCATGGTGATCCGGCCGTACGGTTACGGGCTGTGGGAGCGGATGCAGGCGGAGATGGACGCCCGCATCAAGGAGACGGGCACTCAGAACGCGTACTTCCCGCTGCTGATCCCGCAGTCGTACCTCACCCGGGAGGCCGACCACGTCGAGGGGTTCGCGCCCGAACTCGCGGTGGTCACGCACGGCGGCGGCAAGGAGCTGGAGGAGCCCGCGGTCGTCCGTCCCACGTCGGAGACCATCGTCAACGAGTACTTCTCGAAGTGGGTGCAGAGCTACCGGGACCTGCCCCTGCTCATCAACCAGTGGGCGAACGTGGTCCGCTGGGAGCTGCGTCCGCGTCTGTTCCTGCGCACCTCCGAGTTCCTGTGGCAGGAGGGACACACCGCGCACGCCACGTACGAGGAGGCGCGGGAGTTCGCCGCGCACATCCAGCGCGACGTCTACGGGGACTTCCTGGAGCACGTGCTCGCGATGGACTTCGTCTCCGGCCGCAAGACGCTCAAGGAGCGTTTCGCGGGCGCCGTCAACACCCTCACGCTCGAGAGCATGATGGGGGACGGCAAGGCCCTGCAGATGGTCACCAGCCATGAGCTGGGCCAGAACTTCGCCAAGCCGTTCAACACCCGGTATCTGTCCAAGGACGGTACGCAGGAGTACGTCTGGCAGACCTCCTGGGGCTCGACGACCCGCATGATCGGCGCGCTGGTGATGACGCACGGCGACGACAACGGCCTGCGGGTCCCGCCGCGGCTGGCGCAGATCCAGGCGGTCGTCCTCGCGATCAAGGGCGAGGAGGCGGTTCTGGCCAAGGTCCGTGAGATCGGCGAGCGGCTCAGGGCGACGGGCATCCGGGTTCACGTGGACGACCGCACCGACATCCCCTTCGGCCGCCGCGCCGTCGACTGGGAGCTGAAGGGGGTGCCCGTCCGTGTCGAGGTCGGCCCCCGTGACCTGGAGAACGGCACGGCGATGCTGGTCCGCCGCATCCCGGGCGGCAAGGAACCGGTGGCCCTGGACGCCGTGGCCGGGCTCCTCCCGGCGATCCTCCAGGAGGACCAGGCGCTGCTGCTGAAGCAGTCCCGGGAGCGCCGTGAGTCGCGCACCGCGGACGTGTCGACGATCGGGGAGGCTGTCGAGGCGGTCACCGCCGGCGGCTGGGCGCGCATCCCGTGGGCCACGCTCGGCGAGGAGGGCGAGGCCGCGCTGGCCGAGCACGCGATGACCGTACGGTGTCTGCTCGCCGAGGACGGGTCGGTGCCGGAGGACGGGGACGCCCCGAGTAACGTCGCGGTCGTCGCGCGCGCTTACTGAAGTAGCGACCTTCGCCACGAGAGCGACCGAAACGCCTCTTGCGCAACCGCCGACTACGCCCGCCCCGGCGCGCGGACTTCTTCTACGCGCTGGGTCGTACGTCAGGCTACGCACCGGCTTGGTATGAGCTGTGAGGCTTCTCCGCAGATCAGCGCACCCGCCCTCGTCAGGACGCATCAGCGGCAACTGACGGGTAAGTGCAAATTATTTGGGATGGCCCGGAATCGGAACACTGGAGCCCTCAGGCTCGTTGTCATTACGTGAGCACGACACAGACACCACCTGTTCTCGCCGCAGAGCTGGCACAGGCGTGGGCCGACATTCAGCGGTACCACCCCGAACTGCCTGACCTTGCCGCGCCAGAGTCCCTGATCGGGGAGTCGTCGTCCGCCTGCGGTCACGAGCTCTCCTTCGAACGACTGCTCCATGAGGCAGTCCACGGCATCGCTGCCGCGCGCGGGGTCCGCGACACCTCCCGCGCCGGCCGCTACCACAACCGCAGGTTCCTCGCGATCGCCGAGGAACTGGGCCTGGACCACCCCGACGAACCGCACCCCAGCAGTGGCTTCTCCCTGGTCACGCTGAACGCCGAGGCGAAGCGGCGTTACCGGCCGACGATCGAACGCCTTCAGCGCGCCCTGAAGGCCCACACGGTGGCCACGTCCGCCGACACCACCCGCACCTTCCGCGGCCCGGCCGCCCGCCACGGCTCCTCCGGCGGCGGCGTCCGTGTCAAGGCGGTCTGCGACTGCGGCCGCAACGTCCGGGTGGTTCCGTCGGTCCTGGCCCAGGCCCCGATCGTGTGCGGCGGCTGCGGAAAGCCGTTCCGCATCCCGGAGGTCGTGGGAGCGGCGGCGAGCTGAGGCCGCGGCTGCTCGTGGCAGTCGCGGCCGGCAGGCCCCGCAGGTGCCGAGTGGCGCACCCGACGTACGGTCACCTCCACGCCGGGTGCCCCCCAGGCATGCCCAAGATCACCCGCCCGGACCCCTCGGCCAAAAGCGACCCGCGGGGTGTGGCACAATGGCTAGCTGTACTCGACAGCCGCACAGGACCCCTCTCTCCTCCGGCTGACGCGTCCATCGGGCACTCGGGTACCGCAACCCCACGCGGCAGTCTCGCCGTGCCCAACCACGTCAAATCCAGGAGAATCCACTCCCGTGGCAGTCAAGATCAAGCTGAAGCGTCTGGGTAAGATCCGTTCGCCTCACTACCGCATCGTCGTCGCCGACTCCCGCACCCGTCGTGACGGCCGTGCGATCGAGGAGATCGGCAAGTACCACCCGACCTACAACCCGTCGGTCATGGAGGTGGACGCCGAGCGCGTGGCGTACTGGCTGGGTGTCGGCGCGCAGCCGACCGAGCCCGTCCTCGCCATCCTGAAGAAGACCGGCGACTGGCAGAAGTTCAAGGGCGAGCCCGCCCCGGCGCCGCTGCTCGTCGCCGAGTCGAAGGCCACGCGTCCGTCGTTCGAGGCTCTCGGCGGTGACGACGAGGGCAAGGGTGAGGCCATCACCCAGAAGAAGAAGGCTGAGAAGAAGGACGAGGCCGCGGCTGAGTCCGAGTCGACCGAGGCCTGAGCAGCATGCTCGAAGAGGCGCTTGAGCACCTCGTGAAGGGCATCGTCGACAACCCTGACGATGTGCAGGTGGCCTCGCGCAACCTGCGCCGCGGGCGCGTTCTCGAGGTCCGGGTGCACCCCGACGACCTCGGCAAGGTGATCGGCCGCAACGGCCGCACCGCGCGCGCCCTGCGCACCGTCGTGGGCGCCATCGGCGGCCGCGGTGTCCGTGTCGACCTCGTCGACGTGGACCACGTCCGCTGACGTTTCGCAGCACCGGCTCGGGCCGGGGAGGGCCACTGGGCCGTCCCCGGCCCGCAGTCGTATGACAGGAGAGCAAGCACAGTGCAGCTGGTAGTCGCGCGGATCGGCCGCGCCCACGGCATCAAGGGCGAGGTCACCGTGGAGGTCCGTACCGACGAGCCGGAACTCAGGCTCGGCCCCGGCGCCGTACTCGCCACCGATCCCGCCTCCGTGGGGCCGCTGACCATCGCGGCGGGCCGGGTGCACAGCGGTCGGCTCCTCCTGCGGTTCGAGGGAGTCACCGATCGCACCGGCGCCGAGGCGCTGCGCAACACGATCCTGATCGCCGAGGTCGACCCCGACGAGCTCCCCGAGGACGAGGACGAGTACTACGACCACCAGCTCATCGACCTCGACGTGGTGACCGAGGACGGCACGGAGGTCGGCCGGATCACGGAGATCTCGCACCTGCCCTCGCAGGACCTGTTCATCGTGGAGCGGCCGGACGGCACCGAGGTCATGATCCCGTTCGTCCAGGAGATCGTCACCGAGATCGACCTGGAGGAGCAGCGGGCGGTCGTCGCCCCGCCGCCGGGCCTGATCGACGACCGGGCCGAGATCGCCTCCTCCCGGGAACCGGGGGACGAGCAGGACGCGGCGCAGGACTCGGCGGGAGAGGCGTCCTGATGCGGCTCGACGTCGTCACGATCTTCCCCGAATACCTGGAGCCGCTGAACGTCTCCCTGGTCGGCAAGGCACGCGCGCGTGGACAGCTGAACGTGCACGTGCACGACCTGCGCTCCTGGACGTACGACCGGCACAACACGGTCGACGACACGCCGTACGGCGGCGGCCCCGGCATGGTCATGAAGACCGACCCCTGGGGCGACGCCCTGGACTCCGTCCTCGCCGACGGCTACGAGACGGGCTCCCACGCGCCGGCGCTGATCGTCCCCACCCCCAGCGGCCGCCCGTTCACCCAGGAACTGGCCGTGGAGCTCTCCGAGCGCCCCTGGCTGATCTTCACGCCGGCCCGCTACGAGGGCATCGACCGGCGCGTCATGGACGAGTACGCCACCCGGATACCGGTGTACGAGGTGTCCATCGGCGACTACGTCCTGGCCGGCGGCGAGGCGGCCGTGCTCGTCGTCACCGAGGCCGTCGCCCGGCTGCTGCCCGGCGTCCTCGGCAACGCCGAGTCCCACCGGGACGACTCGTTCGCGCCCGGCGCGATGGCGAGCCTCCTGGAGGGCCCCGTCTACACCAAGCCGCCCGTCTGGCGCGGCCGTGACATCCCGGACGTGCTGCTCAGCGGCCACCACGGCAAGATCGCCCGCTGGCGCCGGGACGAGGCCCTCAGGCGTACGTCGGCCAACCGGCCCGATCTCATCGAGCGCTGCGACCCCAAGGCCTTCGACAAGAAGGACCGCGAGATGCTCTCCATCCTG
Encoded proteins:
- a CDS encoding RNA-binding protein, translated to MLEEALEHLVKGIVDNPDDVQVASRNLRRGRVLEVRVHPDDLGKVIGRNGRTARALRTVVGAIGGRGVRVDLVDVDHVR
- the rimM gene encoding ribosome maturation factor RimM (Essential for efficient processing of 16S rRNA), with amino-acid sequence MQLVVARIGRAHGIKGEVTVEVRTDEPELRLGPGAVLATDPASVGPLTIAAGRVHSGRLLLRFEGVTDRTGAEALRNTILIAEVDPDELPEDEDEYYDHQLIDLDVVTEDGTEVGRITEISHLPSQDLFIVERPDGTEVMIPFVQEIVTEIDLEEQRAVVAPPPGLIDDRAEIASSREPGDEQDAAQDSAGEAS
- the trmD gene encoding tRNA (guanosine(37)-N1)-methyltransferase TrmD; this translates as MRLDVVTIFPEYLEPLNVSLVGKARARGQLNVHVHDLRSWTYDRHNTVDDTPYGGGPGMVMKTDPWGDALDSVLADGYETGSHAPALIVPTPSGRPFTQELAVELSERPWLIFTPARYEGIDRRVMDEYATRIPVYEVSIGDYVLAGGEAAVLVVTEAVARLLPGVLGNAESHRDDSFAPGAMASLLEGPVYTKPPVWRGRDIPDVLLSGHHGKIARWRRDEALRRTSANRPDLIERCDPKAFDKKDREMLSILGWAPDPDGEPYGRFWRRPEGMEE
- the rpsP gene encoding 30S ribosomal protein S16, yielding MAVKIKLKRLGKIRSPHYRIVVADSRTRRDGRAIEEIGKYHPTYNPSVMEVDAERVAYWLGVGAQPTEPVLAILKKTGDWQKFKGEPAPAPLLVAESKATRPSFEALGGDDEGKGEAITQKKKAEKKDEAAAESESTEA
- the proS gene encoding proline--tRNA ligase, which gives rise to MAKASILTPRADDFPRWYQDLIAKAELADNGPVRGTMVIRPYGYGLWERMQAEMDARIKETGTQNAYFPLLIPQSYLTREADHVEGFAPELAVVTHGGGKELEEPAVVRPTSETIVNEYFSKWVQSYRDLPLLINQWANVVRWELRPRLFLRTSEFLWQEGHTAHATYEEAREFAAHIQRDVYGDFLEHVLAMDFVSGRKTLKERFAGAVNTLTLESMMGDGKALQMVTSHELGQNFAKPFNTRYLSKDGTQEYVWQTSWGSTTRMIGALVMTHGDDNGLRVPPRLAQIQAVVLAIKGEEAVLAKVREIGERLRATGIRVHVDDRTDIPFGRRAVDWELKGVPVRVEVGPRDLENGTAMLVRRIPGGKEPVALDAVAGLLPAILQEDQALLLKQSRERRESRTADVSTIGEAVEAVTAGGWARIPWATLGEEGEAALAEHAMTVRCLLAEDGSVPEDGDAPSNVAVVARAY
- a CDS encoding SAM-dependent methyltransferase, yielding MTPTLVRHTLSHAGSAPRVNLDARARDWSEIQERMLVPLYEAVYERLEVGPASRLLGLGCGSGLALLMAASRGAAITGVDSARPERLVLARARLLPDTWGTRARAATRIAERLPGDTAGTRTSAYTLVTAFEPIGCLAGDSEGLGEMLASATPLAERGAPVVLVGWGPPERCATSSVLRVATKLADPLRSAGSWRPALRDDLEEVAQRAGLKPDGSGRVACPFGYADPDSAVRGLLSTGLFDAAIAATDQEQVDKELREALHPYQRPDGTVWMPNVFRYLIARTP